The nucleotide sequence CTCCCACCACTCGCCCTCATACACAGAACCATCCGGGTAGACCAATGTCCCTTTGCCTTCTCGTTTGTTGTTTCGCCACTCGCCTTCGTAGACCGCACCGTCTGGCATAGTCCAGGAGCCTTGGCCATGGCGAAGATTATCCTTCCAGTCTCCGTAATAACGGCCAGACCACTCAATGCAGCCCCGGCCATTTCGCATCCCGTTCTTCCATTCGCCTTCAAAGCTCCCACCGTTCGGATCAAAGTAGGTCCCCATGCCGTGCCGCTTATCATCGACCCATTCGCCCTCATAATGGCCACCGTCAGGGTACACACATAACCCGTGTCCGTGCCGTTTGCCGTCTGATAACTCTCCAATATATTCTTCTTCACTTTGATGAATACTTTTCTTTGTCATATCATACGTCCTTTTTTTGAGCGGATAACGAGGAAAGCAACATGTGTTTCAGATTCTCTCAGCTCATGAGGAGCTCCTTCGGGCCCGCTGGTGCAGCTCCAAAATAAAAAGCCAGCCATAATCGGCAGCAGCAACAACACTGAACAGGATTGCAGGCCAGAGGACCCAGTGGATCTTGTCACTCCACAACACAGCAGTCAGCAGGAGAAAAAATTGTGCTGTGGTCGCCAGTTTGCCGGACCAACGGACATCCATCCGATGAAAGGCTGACCATTCCTTGATGGAAGCAGCATACATTGCTGTGCCTGCCACCAAGAGGTCGCGGGCCAGCAAAAGGGGAATCAAGAAAAGAGAAAATTTCCCGTGAGCAGCAATCGTGAGCAGGGCGAAAAGAACAAAAAGCTTATCTGCAACAGCATCAAGTATAGCCCCTACTTTACTCTGGGCATGCCAGCGTCTGGCTATCCAGCCGTCAAGGGCATCGCTGCCCCCTCCTCCGATGATCAGCCATACCCAGGCAGACTCTGGGACAAGGGGAAAAAGCAGGGCCAGCAGTAACCGGAAGCTCGATAAGATATTTGGTATAATTTGAATAATTTTCTCCATACAGAATAAGTTGTTATTTACAGTTTAGTTTCCAGCGCAAATGTAAATATGCTCTGGAAACAACGAAGCAAATAACCCATTCTGTCGTTCATGGAGCTTCCTGTCAACAAAATCCGCTCTTTTTCACCCTTATATTCCAATATTCTTTATTTTTTCACCTCTTCCAAGTCCCCTGTGGTCTCAGCTATGACCATTACCTAAAAGTATATCCGCCATAG is from Candidatus Electrothrix sp. GW3-4 and encodes:
- a CDS encoding CDP-alcohol phosphatidyltransferase family protein, yielding MEKIIQIIPNILSSFRLLLALLFPLVPESAWVWLIIGGGGSDALDGWIARRWHAQSKVGAILDAVADKLFVLFALLTIAAHGKFSLFLIPLLLARDLLVAGTAMYAASIKEWSAFHRMDVRWSGKLATTAQFFLLLTAVLWSDKIHWVLWPAILFSVVAAADYGWLFILELHQRARRSSS